Proteins encoded by one window of Paenibacillus sp. DCT19:
- a CDS encoding VOC family protein codes for MSVIGPDFISLQVSNLESSAEFYQNYLGLVRSQAGPPHAVVFDTKPIAFALRDLLPGVELSSASQPGLGVALWLQAPDAQEIHDKLVAAGVTITSSPIDGPFGRTFTFADPDGYLVTLHSKA; via the coding sequence ATGTCAGTAATCGGACCCGACTTCATTTCACTTCAAGTAAGCAATCTGGAAAGCTCTGCAGAATTCTATCAAAACTATTTAGGATTGGTTCGCTCACAGGCAGGTCCACCTCATGCTGTGGTCTTTGATACGAAGCCTATTGCATTTGCTCTTCGTGACTTACTCCCGGGAGTAGAGCTCAGCTCGGCTAGTCAGCCTGGACTTGGTGTTGCTCTGTGGCTTCAAGCCCCTGATGCGCAAGAAATCCACGACAAACTTGTTGCTGCAGGCGTAACGATCACATCTTCACCAATCGATGGACCATTTGGGCGAACCTTTACATTTGCTGATCCAGACGGTTACTTAGTTACCCTTCACAGTAAAGCTTAA